From Xyrauchen texanus isolate HMW12.3.18 chromosome 15, RBS_HiC_50CHRs, whole genome shotgun sequence:
CAgaaaatggagacttcacccgcgaATGGTGAGCCAGCTGTAGGAGAGATACGGACAAGCTGCTGTATCTTTTTGCATCACCTGAAAACgctcactcactgtcatctgaaccatTGTCAAAGTGAAACCGTGGGAGAGAGACCCAGCGTGTGTAGTAATGGTTTTGAGGTTATAAACTTCAGCAAGTTAAACTTCGttcagtttgttttatgcctataTGTTTAGTGCAATGCATTGGCATTGTACGCTTACGTTTATCTTGCCAGTATAGCATGATGTGAATTGAATcagcccatttgatcctattattataaatgttcatTGAAAACAGAAGATTTTccccaacttttaattacagcatgtcctcTGATTTTATGGGATGTaaacatatacttgtatcaaagatttatacctgaaaaaaaaaatattgtctcATTAACTCTATCTGCAAAAAACTGACATTTTagcatttacatatttaaataataaaaataagtgatAACTAAACAAtttttgcaagttctttgagacaagaTGTGGGTTTATTAatgagagcagggtggccgatggcCGGCATAATGCAAATATATACATAAAGCAATTTGATGATGCAAAAATGATGAAACCAAATAAATGCTTGTTTTACACAATCTTTTATTAAGAGACTTTCGGGTTCCATCTTAATAAGAAGACACAACTATAAGTAATCATTTGTTCAGTTGATTTCCTCGAAAATGATGAAGTCTGTGGCACTTTTAAAACAGTCTCGTttgttttaaggaatattccaagttcaatacaagttaagctcaattgaaagcattcgTGGcagattaccataaaaaaatatacttttcttaaaataaatattgaggttacattgaggcacttactaATGGTAAATGGGTAAATTGGgagtttgaaggcagaaatgtgaagcttataattttataaaagcactttaattcatttttctgttaaaacttgtgtattattttagctttcaatttgtttaaatagttgctttttcagtcattttagggttttgggGTTACACCatcaaaaaagttgtaaaattgtctataactttacacgtAAAAGGTTAGTTAGCAATTTTattaaactaaaatcatgttaacatgcatattgtttatgtcttgtgtctatacataTGAAACCGTATTTTagcgtttacggattggccccattcacttacattgtaagtgcctcactggaaccaacatttttgctttttttttttaagaaaaggagggacgaaaaTGTAATTTACTAGATTTACAGAACATTGCTAAATAAGGCAGTAACGCATTATAGTTTTTAAAAAGGGTCCATTGGCAGATTAATAATTTGTTGCTACTATGTTTCTGATATGCCAGAGAAATATGCCTCTTACTCAagctatctatctttttctttgaCTTATCAAACTCTGAATGACTGTGGTCTTATTCTGAGTCCTGCCCTTAAGGGATAATGGaatagagtatgtgtgtgtgtgtgtgtgtgtatgagattgAGACCACCATGGTAGACCACCTGTTTGTGTACTTGTGAACAACCTTTCCTCTGTAATGGGGTTCTGGTAGGCAGCAGCTCTGAGGCCCCGTGTGGCTTTAGGCCCTAAGAAACCTGGGCAGGGCCTCAAGATGCTTGCGTGTGATTTACGGAGTGTGTGTGCGAGGATTGAtccatgtgtgtgtgactgtgtgcagCTCTTCTTGTTTCTCCACTTTTGAGTCATATGCATACATACAAAACTCCCTTTTTCTTGGCACAGGAACAGTGCAATGCCTAATGCATCTTGTGCGTGTTTGGCAGAAAGGTGTGGGGTCTTTCTCACAGTAGTTAAATCAATGCTAATGAAACACTTTAGTTGAGGCACAGACCGAGCTGAAAGCTTTAAAAATCCTACCTGCCTCCAAAAGAAGACCTGCGTGCAGATGGCAACAGAAATGCCAACCCCATACTGGTCCAGTGCCTCATATACATATACTGCACTGTGAAGCAAGTGTGCGTTGCCATGGTGACAACCAGGCGGCAGCATCTGCATGCCTCTGTAATTATGAGGCGGCAGAGCCACTGTGTGTGTGATGCCACGTTGGCTTGATTCACAGTTcctatgcacgcacacacacacgctatgGGGTGCTGCACGGTTTCAGAGAGCGGAGACAAATATGGTTTGGGttaaacagaaagaaatgtgTTTACTCACAGCAGAGGCATAAAAAGAGGCATTGAGATGCATCAGGGAGGGGGAAGGCTCATTAGATGAAACAGTGTTTTGGCAATGCTTGTGTTAATGGTTTTGGAGAATGCTCTAAGAGACAGGCATCTGAAAACTATTACCTTGGCAAAGCCGCTGGTATGCGGGCACAGACAACCACAGAGAGGACATTATAGTTGCTGGGTTGTTAAGGAGAGTTTCATGCTCACGGGCAATGGGACATAATTAAGGGACGTGTTTTGGGTCAGTTTGTGTTTAAATGGATCTTAAAATAACAGGAAGTGAGGAGTCTAATCTAATAATGTAAGCACAGATTAAGCACACCATTTTAAggtactttctcctatcccagtttaatatgcagagatcaCTATGCAATCCATTTGTAGGTTCTTTTTCGGGAGAAGCGTAAACACTACAGTATATAAACAATGCTTTCTTTGCTACTTTCGCCACAAGGTGGCAGTCAACTCCACATGGGTGCATTAGCGACGCGTCGTTATTGCATTTACCATAGAGAATCGAAGCGGTTTCGACAGAACAGCCCAATATTAGATGTTTTAACTTTTGAAGTCAGCTCTAATAAGACCTATGGAAAATATAAATCCATCCCTGCCATGCCTTGTGGGGCATTTGGAGTGGGGTCTGAGTGGCCCTGTAGTGCAGAAAATGAGCCTTGTTCAGCAGAGAGTCTCCAGACATCTGGGAGAAATGTTACAGAGCTCGTTGAGTGCGGTGTGGTGTGACACTAACCAAATGGCTGTGTTGCATTTTACTAAACAGCTTAAAGATACATGCTCTCCCTACCTCAGTCTACTCCCTCTCCCATACACACAAAGGCTGATTTATTCTGCCATTAAGTagagtttaatgaaaaaaaaaaaaaaaagaatcttgaTTAATGGAGTTAATTGCCATCTGCAAGTGATTGTGGACGTGTTGTGAGGCAGAAGCTAGTATTGAGTTTGAAAGTCAATGACTTGAACAATAAATGTCTTCCACAAACTCACATGACTCTGACAGTACAAAATTACAAACAGGTAAACAGCATTTTTTTCACATGAAGAGAtttgttgtcattttattttagatttttatgtTGTTTAGAGTGCATCGTTATACTAAAGAAAAcctaaagggatagatcacccaaaattaaaatgatctcatcaattactcaccctcatgccatcccagatgtgtatgactttttcttctgcagaacacaaattcatattattagaagaatatctcagctctgtgctGTAGGTCCAATGCATGTGAATcatggctagaactttgaagatataaaaagcacacaaaggctaTATAAAAGTAacccaaaagactccagtggttaaatcaatgtcttccgAAGTGATATGATCATTGTGAGGGAGAAATCAGATCAGCATTTAAGtccattttactataaatctccacttccacatTCACTTTTGtgtttggcgattcacattctcaATGCagattgccacctactggtcagggaggagaattaatttaaatattgttctgtttctcacccacacctatcatataacttctgaagatacggATTTAAACACTGtcgtcatatggattacttttaggctgcctttatatgcttttatgaccttcaaagttctggtcacaattcacttgtattgtatggaccaccAGTCTAaacgtttttgtttgtgttcagcagaagaaagaaagtcatacacataggatggcaggagggtgagtaaatgatgtgagaatttttttattttgggtgaactatccctttaaagccacATAGCATTCTTGGCTGTTCTTTTGTGGTGGTTTGTTTTTGTCCTTCTCTTTCCAGTGAATTATCTGCCTCTCTGCTTTGTTTAGATACAGATCCTCGCGTGTTGGAGAAACAGGAACTTCAGCAGCCCACATACGTTGCACTCAGCTACATTAACAGGTACATTTAGATTCTCAGTCTATCCCTGCtttccaaatgggataaatcagtctctgaagggcactttgaaggaaTAACAACTATGATAGCCATGTTGTGAGGTCTACtcagaattttaaataaaaaagacttgGAGGTAAAAGGTGAGttccaaattttttaaatgtttgagcccaacacctttcagccctccaaagctGTCATAGTAGATtgtaaagtctttgaagggaatagggcatagggatgaaaACTTATGAAAGGAATTCATCTTGAGCCATTATCCTCTACCTCATTACATTGCTATATGttcaaacacacactttaatttatactttctatctatttcggctgtctaaattgcttctgtctcttcttgcaatcccagactgactcaatattcgGTGGGcaggggggctctgtggggaccatgccatctgttgcatgGCTCCctgttattctattctatttgcaaaataaatgtttgggagtctaaaatgtatatttcctattgacactctaaagctgaaaatataaataaccatcttaagacaaatgtttttgtgaagcatcttatgtgcctaagacttttgcacattactgtatatatatatttatacacactgcctggccaaaataaaagtcactgattggatttaaataatggttatgatctggggttgctttaattggtcaggtctaggctcagtaaCATTTTGCAGCAATAAAataaagtcagctgactacctgaatgtgctgaatgaccaggttatcacATGTCATGGGCATGTTCCAGGATGACATTGCCAAGATTCAtagggctcaaattgtgaaagagtggttcagggagcatgaggaattattttcacacatgaattggccaccacagagtcctgaccttaaccccattgaaagtctttgggatgtgctggagaagaattTATGGAGTGGTTTAACTCAATACCGccttttagctttgattacggcacacattcgtcatggcattgttCCGACAAACTTATTCAACATCAcatcatttatttccatccagagttgcattaatgtttggccgagatcttgtattgatggcCGGCGAgtcaaaccactccgtaaagtcttcacCAGCACATCCCAAATACTTTCAATGGGATTAATGTCAGGACTCTGTGCTGGCCAATTCATGTGCGAAAATAATTTcttatgctccctgaaccactctttcacaatttgagcctgatgaagcttggcattgtcatcctggaatatgcacgtgccgtcagggaagaaaaaatccattgattggataacctggtcattcagtttttttttttttctgagttcattttattgccacatagcattgctgagcctagacctgaccaattgaagcaaccccagatcataaccattatttaaatacaaacagcgacttttgttttgttttggccaggcagtgtatatatatatatatatatataaacactggtggccaaaggtttggaataatgtacagactttcctgtttcggaaggaaattggtactttaattcaccacagtggcattcaactgatcacaaagtatagtcaggacattactgatgtaaaaacaacaccatcactatttgaaaaagtcattttttaccaAATCtggacagaccccatttccagcaccaatcactccaacaccttatccttgagtaatcatgctaaattgataatttggtactagaaaatcacttgccattatatcaaacacagatgaaagctatttggattgttaaatgaagcttaacattgtctttgtttttgtttttgagttgccccagTATGCAATTTAAAAGGCTTAGCTTCAGCTGAAGAAATCTGTAGCAGCTCATTCAGTCTATACCAGAATATGCCCTTTGAAGAATACgcttgtcttaaggtcaatattaggtcaaaaatggcaacaacaaaaaatagaaacagctttctcttgaaactcatcagtcaatcattgttttgaggaatgaaggctatatacaattcttgaaattgccagtaaactgaagatttcatacaaaggtgtacactacagtcttcaaagacaaaggacaactgactctaacaaggacagaaagagatgtggaagttcagatgtacaactaaacaagaggataagaacatcagagtctctagtttgagaaatagacgcctcacatgttctcagctgacagcttcattgaattttacctgctcaacaccagtttcatgtacaacagtaaagagaagtgcaggccttatgggaagaattgcaaagaaaaagccacatttgaaacagaataacaaaaagaaaaggttagagtgggcaaagaaacacagacattggacaacagataattggaaaagagtgttatggatcttaaccccattgagcttttgtgggatcagttagactgtaaggtgcgtgagaagtacccgacaagacagccacatctatggcaagtgctacaggaagtgtggggtaaaatgtcacctgagtatctggacaaactcacagctagaatgccaaggatctgcaaagctgtcattgctgcacatggaggattttttgacgagaaatctttgaagtagtttaagaagttctgaacattttaattattttattctttatttcacattattaacaccctgactatacattgtgattaaatgtcactttggtgaataaaagtaccaatttctttccatatgagcaaaatctgtacattattccaaacttttggctgccagtgtattgTATAGATGTagtgtatagatatatatattacagcatttattaatctttgttaatttagtttaaaaaacatgttagttcatgttagttcatattgcattatctaatgttaagaAACACAACTTTAGATTTTAAATCTACTatgatgagtggtggtggtgtagtggtctaaagcactaaagtgttaagcagaaggttgttggttcagtccccacagccaccaacattgtgtccttgagcaaggcacttaactccagggggattgtccctgtaataagggctctataATTCGTTTTGGATAACAGCGTctgcaaatgcattaatgtaactaatgtaaacatatggaaccttattgtaaagtgttgcagtTACATTCAGGTGTTACTATTACCATTACATTGAATTAATTCGTAAACCTTACAATAACCATGACATTCTTTGCATTTGTCCTATTAActgaatttcataaaaatgtataactttaaaacttaaaagtaAGGTGTTTAATTTCTGCGGCAGCACTGTCACCAAACAAATTGGCAAAAATGATTCACACAGGTTTCCCGACTTCCATTGATCAGAGGAAGAGATAGTCACGGCCCATACTCATGCTATTTGTTGTGTTGGGCTGATAAGGATGCTCAAACGATATTTTCAAAGTAAAAGTTTTGAAAGCATCAAAAGCTTGACTACACTTGGGATAGTTGGGAAAATCAGCCTGGGAATTATTGTCAGCTACTTACAGTCGGttattgattattaattacaattaaaagaaaaattcaCCATGGCTTTGTGTATGCTAATCACACagattttttcaattaaataacaaATAGAAAAACAGGTAGTCAAGCATTTTTCTTAATGGGATTCAGTTGTTTGTGGAAAACATTCTTGTGTGGGATCTGGTCAGTTTAGGAAGCTATGATGAACTTAAAACAAGCATCAAAGTCTTCATATGCTGTACAccgttcagccacaacattaaaaccacctgcaaaCTGCCTAAAATCATGTAGGACCCCCTCGTACCACCAAAACAACTCTGACCCATTGAGGCATGGACCTCTTTTGGTATGTACTACACAATGCATACCAGGAACTACTAGAGAAAGAAgccagttccagtgttttaaacagatttaataGGCTGAATTGTGATAGAAATTCTTTTGTAACGAAGAGGAGACACTTTTGTCTTACTCTGTCTACTTTATGTGGCTTCTACTGGTGATCTGTTAATTCCACGCCAGCTTTAATACTGTCTGtgaacatttctgttttattacaTGATGGTTTTTTAACACAACAAAATAACTTGAACCGAACCGTGTGTTTTAACATAAGATAGACCACAATTGTGTTTGCTGtggtttaacatttacattttacatttggcagacgcttttatccaaagcgacttacagtacacttattacagggacaatccccccggagcaacctggagttaaaggccttgctcaagggcccaacagtggcatcttggtggtgctggggcttgaacccccgaccttctggtcagtaaccctgagcctcaaccactgagccaccactgcccccgttAATCTGTTTGAGTTATGAGTCCCATCCTATTGAGTTCACTTTCATCTCTCTCTATAGGTTTATGACAGATGCAGCACGGCGAGAGCATGAAACGCTGAAGAAGAAGGTCCAACCAAAGCTGTCACTCTCATTGACGGGCAGCCTTTCACGCAACAGTGTGGCCACACCCCCTCGCCACAACAGCGGAAACCTGACCCCGCCTGTCACCCCGCCCATCACACCCTCATCTTCATTCAGAAGCAGCACCCCCACAGGTACTcccttcaaacacacacacacacacacacacacactttgtaatTCAGGGCATGTGCCTGAACAAGTACATGGCCTACACACACAGATATCACCTTCCCATTAATGGTCTGTTTTATGCTTATAAGTTTAATTCCTGGCAATAAACTCAGGAAATCCGTAGGGCTTGTCTGATGTTCTGTTGCATTAgataatcaaataatcaaattattagTCACTCACTTTTTTTGTTCTCTGGAACCGTTACTGCTGTTTCCCATGGCCTTTTCTAGAGcaacatgtgctctctttctcCCACAATTAGAAGTTTTAGGCATTTTATTTGTGTGGGTTTGGAACACACACTAAATAGTCTTCAAATTACTGGTATCATACTATTACTGTGCATTAACCCTTTTTATTCTTTCCAGATTCTTTCTCATAAAACAAAGCCAATGCTTTGCAGACTGGGCACAGTACACTGATGGTAAATGAGGACTGTGAAAATTATGACTTTACCCATTTTCCTACAGTCACTGTTCTTTGGTTCTTTCATACCCTCATAGGTGTTGGTGTTGCATGGGGGATAAAAGATATGGGAGGGTAGCCGATAGATTGTTGGTTTGAGTCATCGCCATCATGCCCAAGTACCCCTTGAGAAGACATTTAaagaagtcattatttactctttaCCCTCATTACGATccaaacttaaatgattttatcttacgattttatcttCCTCTCTGCTGAAGCTTGCATTTAGCCTGTGTTTCAGTCTAGAATTCAAAAAACTTGTCAACGACATTGGTGTCAAAAGCAGCATTGATTTGCACATGtaagggctgggtaaaaatatagattttccaatttATCACGATCTTTGTTTAAACGATgtcaatatcgattcttaaatccaaaGAACGATCTTTCACTCCATATGGCAAAcctttataatgcaagtaaatcacttgcatgtgcagctaaaaatgtctatgattagccactggctagtaaatgttcacATTTTACTTACCAGCGATTTAGTAGTGAAGTTATTTGCACAGaggtcctttcactgcatgttgataataaaagtttgttttacaTTGTTCTGTGTGCCCAAAGTTGACATCCACAGATCCATATGTCGCATCCTTTCTGTTTttcacagtcagttgttgattaaaaacaacaaaaaaagaaacatagaattctaatcacacatggatACACAAAAGATACCAAGCACATCTTCTCTCTTATATGTGCCCACTGGCTAATgccgctattcttaaagagacagtatcgattaagcatgtgttctacatatcaatgtaaatacttgtaaatagtacaaattatgcaaatgCAATTCAAATTTAACAATTAATTGGTGGAATAGAATGAATATGaacaaaagctaaaatgtgaacaattttatgaaaaactaatgataaaatgtaatttttgaatTGTACCTAGAAGGTTCCTTTAgaattaagagcattagctgagagagaatttctttcatatgtgagCAAAATGGACATTGGAACAGAAAAGTATCCATATGAATCTAATCAAATCAagatcgagagcttgtgaatcaaaaTAGAATCAGGACATCTGTATCATTACCCAACCCTAGCACATGTGCAGTAACCAAACATGATGCGCCATTGTTAATTCTGGGCATGGACGCAAGCTTTATACCACTTTTTTAGCTGTTTTgtacttttggagcttgacaggtgATTACTATAGTTGCTAAAGGGAGACTGCCCCTGTAAAAAGTGTATTGTAAGCATCTATTAAATGATTCCTTGCTAAATGAGTACTTGCTACTTTCTCTCAGGTAGCGAGTATGATGAGGAGGAAGCGGAATACGAAGAGTCCGACAGTGACGAGTCGTGGACCACCGAAAGTGCCATTAGTTCTGAATCCATCCTCAGTTCTATGTGCATGAACGGAGGTGATGAGAAACCCTTCGCCTGTCCCGTCCCTGGCTGTAAAAAGAGATACAAGGTACATACACATAATTTATAGAGCACCAAAATGTGCCTTTAAGAAAATAGACTTGAGAAACCCTGGTACCTAGAAAAAACATCCAGCACAAAAGCCTGCCTACAAACCCAGATGTAATAGAACCATTATTTAA
This genomic window contains:
- the LOC127656346 gene encoding juxtaposed with another zinc finger protein 1, with amino-acid sequence MTGIAAASFFSNICQFGGCGLHFESLAELIVHIEDNHIDTDPRVLEKQELQQPTYVALSYINRFMTDAARREHETLKKKVQPKLSLSLTGSLSRNSVATPPRHNSGNLTPPVTPPITPSSSFRSSTPTGSEYDEEEAEYEESDSDESWTTESAISSESILSSMCMNGGDEKPFACPVPGCKKRYKNVNGIKYHAKNGHRTQIRVRKPFKCRCGKSYKTSQGLRHHTINFHPPVSADIIRKMQQ